The following coding sequences are from one Kryptolebias marmoratus isolate JLee-2015 unplaced genomic scaffold, ASM164957v2 Scaffold48, whole genome shotgun sequence window:
- the irak1 gene encoding interleukin-1 receptor-associated kinase 1 (The sequence of the model RefSeq protein was modified relative to this genomic sequence to represent the inferred CDS: added 177 bases not found in genome assembly) encodes MSGSDLRGQFLFNLPSSVHWEFCRVMDGLSDLDWTRFASKVLEDQTAVRLAERKERRTDWVMNQWESRNGRVGELIDLLDSLQLFRPRDVILSLTQNMSRLPPPPPPPPPAALHEQPVDLPTVNYSGGRLLPGPAPPPVTLYSEEQQEAQERQWDIIDDDTAPPTPLAASHAVICWAYEEVHAGTQGFSPTLQIGEGGFGVVYRASLRNMDCAVKRLRQDGLMDWTQLRRSFQTEVEKLSRFRNPNIVDLLGFSEGGGQMCLIYSYMENRSLEDQLHNACPVLSWCQRIRIVKEAAAALQFLHCPPKGEDPLIHGDVKSSNILLDQHWVAKLSDFGLARYVPPGPAGCSATQTASVGKTTTLRGTLAYLPDEYVRRGELCVAVDVFSFGVVLLEVLTGRRALEQDQKYRDRYLKDLVEEVEDCPNCLTPEAWRKHLDQRLIAGGSAEPDGYLQVADLACSSLNKQRKKRPAMTEVFHRLQDLQSIVLKTSSSPSLQQFQPPYQSFPNPPRSLDSFVGSVSNLEHLEHSCCPPKSDPLCSLTPPHPLHSSSLPLHSSLGGPCETDESRGLSQYDLSSQFGSNNTSYRSQNHNPVGPAGSPCNQPSVPTEDQYSFPPLPSSSPDSTGPGALAAGFSPAGSLQSITSGPSVLVNPSKQRLLEKKTQYEAGRIRTPELLSLHHLDGGTSSEGTRGPEESDELDYLPSQTT; translated from the exons ATGTCGGGTTCGGACCTGCGGGGGCAGTTCCTCTTCAATCTGCCTTCATCCGTCCATTGGGAGTTCTGCCGAGTTATGGACGGATTGTCGGACCTGGACTGGACCCGGTTCG CCTCAAAGGTCTTGGAAGACCAGACTGCTGTTCGATTGGCTGAGAGGAAGGAGAGGCGGACGGACTGGGTGATGAACCAATGGGAGAGCAGGAACGGTCGGGTCGGAGAGCTTATTGATCTCTTAGACTCTCTTCAGCTGTTCAGACCTCGAGATGTCATCCTGAGCT TGACCCAGAATATGagtcgtcttcctcctcctcctcctcctcctcctcctgctgctcttcatGAGCAGCCTGTGGATTTGCCCACAG TGAATTATTCAGGAGGAAGACTGTTACCTGGACCTGCCCCGCCCCCCGTCACTCTGTACTCTGAGGAACAGCAGGAAGCGCAG GAAAGGCAGTGGGACATTATTGATGATGACACCGCCCCCCCGACTCCACTCGCCGCCAGCCATGCAGTCATCTGCTGGGCGTACGAAGAGGTGCATGCTGGGACACAAGGGTTCTCCCCCACACTGCAGATCGGGGAGGGGGGGTTCGGCGTTGTGTACCGAGCGTCTCTGAGGAACATGGACTGCGCTGTGAAGAGACTCCGACAG gCGTGTCCTGTCCTCTCGTGGTGTCAGAGGATCAGGATAGttaaagaagcagcagcagctcttcagtTCTTGCACTGCCCCCCTAAAGGTGAAGACCCTCTGATCCACGGAGACGTGAAGAG ttccAACATCCTGTTGGATCAGCACTGGGTGGCAAAGCTTTCGGACTTTGGACTGGCTCGGTACGTGCCCCCCGGCCCAGCCGGGTGCTCGGCGACTCAGACGGCTTCCGTTGGCAAAACCACGACTCTGAGAGGAACTTTAGCTTATCTGCCAGATGAATATGTGAGGAGAGGAGAGCTCTGCGTGGCTGTGGACGTCTTCAGCTTTGGAGTG gttctgctggaggttctAACGGGACGACGAGCATTGGAGCAGGACCAGAAGTATAGAGACAGATACCTG AAAGACCTCGTTGAAGAGGTGGAGGACTGTCCAAACTGCTTGACCCCAGAGGCATGGAGGAAACATTTGGACCAACGGTTGATTGCAG GAGGTTCTGCTGAGCCTGATGGGTACCTGCAGGTGGCTGATCTAGCctgcagcagtttaaacaaacagaggaagaagaggccGGCCATGACTGAG GTGTTTCACAGACTTCAGGACCTCCAATCTATCGTGTTAAAgacctcttcctccccctccctccaaCAGTTCCAGCCCCCCTACCAGTCCTTCCCCAACCCACCCCGGTCTCTAGACTCTTTTGTAGGGTCAGTTTCTAATCTGGAACATCTGGAGCACAGCTGTTGTCCACCCAAATCCGACCCCCTCTGCTCCCTCACCCCTCCTCATCCGCTCCATTCCTCCTCTTTGCCCCTCCACTCCTCCTTGGGTGGTCCGTGTGAAACTGATGAAAGTCGAGGGTTGTCCCAGTACGACCTCAGCTCCCAGTTCGGGTCCAATAATACCAGCTACAGGTCTCAGAACCACAATCCAGTTGGACCTGCAGGATCCCCGTGCAACCAGCCTTCTGTCCCCACTGAGGACCAGTACAGCTTCCCCCCCCTGCCCAGCAGCAGTCCTGACAGCACGGGACCCGGGGCCCTGGCAGCAGGGTTTTCTCCTGCAGGGTCCCTCCAGTCCATCACATCTGGGCCCTCAG ttctgGTTAATCCCAGTAAACAAAGACTGCTGGAGAAGAAGACCCAGTATGAGGCGGGCCGAATCAGAACACCTGAGCTGCTGTCACTACACCACCTTG aTGGAGGGACGAGTTCTGAGGGGACTAGAGGACCAGAAGAAAGTGATGAACTGGACTATCTACCGTCTCAAACCACCTGA